In a single window of the Raphanus sativus cultivar WK10039 chromosome 9, ASM80110v3, whole genome shotgun sequence genome:
- the LOC108825857 gene encoding oleosin S2-2, with amino-acid sequence MANVDRRVHVDPNDKRIHLQPQYEGDVGYGYGYGGRADYKSSGPSSNQVVALIVGVPVGGSLLALAGLTLAGSVIGLMLSVPLFLLFSPVIVPAAITIGLAVTAILASGLFGLTGLSSVSWVLNYLRGTSDTVPEQFDYAKRRMADAVSYAGQKGKDMGQYVQDKAHEAHDTSLTTEANEPGKTRRHT; translated from the exons ATGGCGAATGTAGACAGGCGTGTGCATGTTGACCCAAATGACAAGCGAATTCATCTTCAGCCGCAGTATGAAGGTGATGTCGGTTATGGTTATGGTTATGGTGGTCGTGCTGATTACAAGAGTAGCGGCCCCTCCAGTAACCAA GTCGTGGCACTTATAGTAGGCGTTCCAGTTGGCGGCTCACTGCTAGCCCTGGCTGGACTCACTCTAGCCGGCTCAGTGATAGGTTTGATGCTCTCCGTTCcgctcttcctcctcttcagtCCCGTGATTGTGCCGGCAGCTATCACCATCGGGCTAGCTGTGACCGCAATCTTGGCTTCTGGGTTGTTTGGTTTGACCGGTTTAAGCTCGGTCTCATGGGTCCTAAACTACCTCCGTGGGACGAGTGACACAGTGCCGGAGCAATTTGACTATGCTAAGAGGCGTATGGCTGACGCTGTAAGCTATGCTGGGCAGAAGGGAAAAGACATGGGTCAGTATGTGCAGGATAAGGCCCATGAAGCACATGATACTAGTCTGACCACTGAGGCCAATGAGCCGGGCAAAACAAGGAGGCACACATAA